ACTGCGGCACGCGCGCGTCGCGCGACGCGAAATTGACGACCTGCAGGTTCAGCGTCCTGACGAGATCCGCCGACGCGCACGATGCGCCCGGCGCGAGCAGCGACTTCGCCGCGTTCCTGAACGACTGCGCGGCGTTCGCGACGGCTTGCGCCGGATTAAACGCGCTCACCTGATACGACGCGCCGAACAGCGATTTCAGACGGTCGAGCCAGCCGGATTTTGCATCGGCGGCCGCACCGCTCAGTTCGACCTGCGTGCCGTCGATTTTCATCTCCGCGCCCGGCGTCGCCAGCAGCGGCAGCAGCGCGTCGAGATGCGCGAGCCAGTCAGCAGCCTTACGGCTGTCGTCGAGCGTGATGTCGGCGTTGAAGTTGCCCGCACCGAATTTCTTCGTCAGCGCGTTCAGCAGTTGCGACTTTTCGGCGACGTTCTGAACGGTTGCGGTAATCGTCGGCTTGCCGTTTTTATCGACGGAGACGATCAGTTGCGAGTCCTTCGCGGCGGCGGGCGCCGCGTCCGTCTGCACCGGGCCCGAAGTGCTCGCGGAATCGTCGTGCGCGGGCTGCGGAACCGGCTGGGTATCGGCTTGCGCGGCCGACGCGTCCGCTGCGACAGGCTCGGCTGCGACCACGTTGCGGCTGAGGAAACCGGTCGCCGCCGGACAGTACGACAACGCAATCCACGTCAGCATCGCGGCCAACGCGCCGATCAGCGCAGACAACGCCGTCACGCCGAGCCAATGCTTCGCCTTCAGACCGACATGGCGCACCTCGCGCACTTCGCGGGCGGGCTGCACGGCGGCTGACGCATTCGTGGACAGCGTCGGCTCGGCGGGACCGCGCACGGGTGCAGGCGCTGCAACCGGTTGATCGAAATGCGACGACACCGCGCGCACCTGCGAACCGACCGTCTGCGCGAAAGCTGCCGCGCCGCCCAGACCAAGCACCATCGTCAGACCGTCGTTCAGGAACGGCGCGATGTGCGGCAACTGCTGGCCGAGCAGCGTCGGCAGCTGGCCGATATTGCCCTGATGATCGAGAACGTGGCGCTTGAGCACGCCCATCATCACGCCGCCAGCGATGCCCGAAATGGCGTGCGTCGCGTGCGCGGGCACGCCCGTCTGCATCGACACGGTGTCGCTC
This genomic interval from Paraburkholderia sabiae contains the following:
- a CDS encoding OmpA family protein encodes the protein MSVNVIQLVRSALPDAVVRQLSNCLGLPPEATAKVMDVTAPALVAGLLHKCATLDGARALFATVLGQEVSADIAEQLPRIFSSTTGVTQLSSTGRQLLEHLFERRIDGLSDTVSMQTGVPAHATHAISGIAGGVMMGVLKRHVLDHQGNIGQLPTLLGQQLPHIAPFLNDGLTMVLGLGGAAAFAQTVGSQVRAVSSHFDQPVAAPAPVRGPAEPTLSTNASAAVQPAREVREVRHVGLKAKHWLGVTALSALIGALAAMLTWIALSYCPAATGFLSRNVVAAEPVAADASAAQADTQPVPQPAHDDSASTSGPVQTDAAPAAAKDSQLIVSVDKNGKPTITATVQNVAEKSQLLNALTKKFGAGNFNADITLDDSRKAADWLAHLDALLPLLATPGAEMKIDGTQVELSGAAADAKSGWLDRLKSLFGASYQVSAFNPAQAVANAAQSFRNAAKSLLAPGASCASADLVRTLNLQVVNFASRDARVPQSAFDDLNQSAQLLQSCAKSGHAPKLEVAGYSDNVGGESANLELSKERAEAVRAFLVKAGVPADALVAHGYGNVRPVASNATESGRFANRRIEFTDAQAQPQ